One genomic window of Vibrio mangrovi includes the following:
- a CDS encoding S-(hydroxymethyl)glutathione dehydrogenase/class III alcohol dehydrogenase — protein sequence MSEQKFIKSKAAVAWGPNQPLSIEEVDVMYPKAGEVLVRIVASGVCHTDAFTLSGEDPEGIFPSILGHEGGGIVEMVGEGVTSVEVGDHVIPLYTAECGKCKFCTSGKTNLCQAVRETQGKGLMPDGTTRFYKDGKPIYHYMGCSTFSEYTVLPEISLAKVNKAAPLEEVCLLGCGVTTGMGAVMNTAKVQKGDTVAIFGLGGIGLSAVIGAKMVGASRIIGIDINEKKFELAQQLGATECINPKNFDKPIQEVIVEMTDGGVDFSFECIGNVNVMRQALECCHKGWGESVIIGVAGAGQEISTRPFQLVTGRVWRGSAFGGVKGRSQLPGIVEQYLAGEFGLQEFITHTMPLEGINEAFELMHSGESIRSVIHFQP from the coding sequence ATGTCAGAGCAGAAATTTATCAAGTCCAAGGCCGCCGTTGCCTGGGGACCAAATCAACCACTCAGCATTGAAGAAGTCGACGTTATGTATCCTAAAGCCGGAGAAGTTCTGGTCCGTATCGTCGCTTCCGGTGTCTGTCATACTGATGCATTTACACTATCCGGTGAAGATCCGGAAGGTATATTCCCATCGATTCTCGGTCACGAAGGCGGTGGTATTGTTGAAATGGTCGGAGAAGGCGTCACCAGCGTTGAAGTCGGTGATCACGTCATTCCACTTTATACCGCAGAGTGTGGCAAATGTAAGTTCTGTACTTCAGGAAAAACCAACCTTTGTCAGGCAGTCCGTGAAACTCAGGGCAAAGGTCTGATGCCCGACGGAACAACCCGTTTTTACAAAGACGGCAAGCCAATCTACCACTATATGGGCTGTTCTACTTTCTCCGAATATACCGTTTTACCGGAAATCTCTCTGGCAAAAGTCAACAAAGCTGCACCTCTGGAAGAAGTTTGCCTACTGGGATGTGGTGTAACCACCGGTATGGGTGCCGTGATGAATACGGCCAAAGTTCAGAAAGGTGACACCGTCGCAATTTTCGGTCTGGGCGGCATTGGTCTGTCTGCCGTTATCGGCGCCAAAATGGTCGGCGCCAGCCGAATCATTGGTATCGATATCAACGAGAAGAAATTCGAACTGGCTCAGCAGCTGGGTGCGACTGAATGTATCAACCCGAAAAACTTCGACAAGCCAATTCAGGAAGTAATCGTTGAGATGACCGACGGAGGTGTGGACTTCTCATTTGAGTGTATCGGTAATGTGAACGTCATGCGTCAGGCTCTGGAGTGCTGCCATAAAGGATGGGGCGAATCCGTCATCATCGGTGTGGCTGGCGCAGGACAGGAAATCTCAACCCGTCCATTCCAGCTTGTGACAGGTCGTGTATGGCGTGGCAGTGCTTTTGGTGGTGTAAAAGGCCGTTCACAACTTCCAGGAATTGTTGAACAATATCTTGCCGGAGAATTCGGTCTGCAAGAGTTCATCACTCACACGATGCCATTAGAAGGCATCAACGAAGCGTTTGAACTCATGCATTCGGGTGAAAGTATTCGTTCCGTGATCCACTTCCAGCCATAA
- the fghA gene encoding S-formylglutathione hydrolase, with the protein MLEQVSQSKVFGGWHKQYTHPSDVLNCTMRFAIFLPPEASDSQPVPVLYWLSGLTCTDENFMQKAGAFRKAAELGIAIVAPDTSPRGDNVADDPQGAYDLGLGAGFYLNATQSPWDQHYHMYSYIVNELPSLIEKNFPVTSKRSISGHSMGGHGALTIGMKNPERYSSISAFSPICHPTACPWGQKALKAYLGDNQTAWQDYDATELLRKNACPLPMLIDQGEMDQFLEEQLKPWDLLEVADHQNCELTYQSHPGYDHSYYFIQSFIESHLQFHAQYLLGQKS; encoded by the coding sequence ATGTTAGAACAAGTCAGCCAGTCCAAAGTCTTTGGCGGGTGGCATAAGCAGTACACTCACCCTTCCGATGTACTCAACTGTACGATGCGTTTTGCTATCTTTCTGCCACCGGAAGCAAGTGATAGCCAGCCGGTTCCCGTACTCTACTGGTTATCCGGTCTTACCTGCACCGATGAAAACTTTATGCAGAAAGCCGGAGCATTCCGGAAAGCTGCCGAGCTCGGTATTGCGATTGTTGCACCGGACACCAGCCCAAGAGGTGATAATGTAGCGGATGATCCGCAGGGCGCCTACGATCTGGGGCTCGGTGCAGGATTCTACCTCAACGCCACACAATCTCCCTGGGATCAGCACTATCATATGTATTCTTATATCGTGAACGAATTACCTTCGCTCATTGAGAAGAACTTTCCGGTCACATCCAAGCGTTCGATTTCCGGACACAGTATGGGTGGACATGGTGCTCTGACTATCGGGATGAAGAACCCAGAGCGCTACAGCTCTATTTCAGCCTTCAGCCCGATTTGCCATCCGACGGCCTGTCCGTGGGGGCAAAAAGCCCTGAAAGCTTACCTGGGAGACAACCAGACCGCATGGCAAGACTATGATGCAACTGAGTTGCTCAGAAAGAATGCCTGTCCTCTGCCGATGCTTATCGATCAGGGTGAAATGGATCAGTTCCTGGAAGAACAGCTCAAACCCTGGGATCTGCTGGAAGTCGCCGATCACCAGAACTGCGAGCTGACCTATCAGTCTCATCCGGGATATGATCACAGCTACTACTTTATTCAAAGCTTTATTGAGTCACATTTACAGTTCCACGCACAATATCTGTTGGGTCAGAAATCATAG
- a CDS encoding type IV pilus modification PilV family protein translates to MNRNHYDEHRCMGNTLLEVMVSLVILSVGVLGVCQVQRLTMLQMNEILQRTRALDLAASKLEFFRTHNSQTTGAGEKGIDSEPVRFEQIKTSRDCNSQAPFCIAVLVSEPLFQGDLKVIQVEVSWLGQQRKTHKVALSSMISRFNEFESHPPMISDPTDIVRGTVNVTQ, encoded by the coding sequence ATGAACCGTAATCACTATGATGAACATAGATGTATGGGAAATACGTTACTGGAAGTCATGGTTTCTCTGGTGATACTGAGTGTTGGTGTTCTGGGGGTTTGTCAGGTACAGCGACTGACTATGTTGCAGATGAATGAAATCTTGCAGCGGACACGGGCTCTGGATCTTGCGGCTTCGAAGCTGGAGTTCTTCCGGACTCATAATTCGCAAACGACCGGAGCAGGGGAGAAAGGCATCGATTCCGAACCTGTTCGCTTTGAGCAGATCAAAACAAGCCGGGATTGTAATTCTCAGGCACCTTTCTGTATTGCAGTATTGGTTTCTGAGCCGTTGTTTCAGGGAGACTTGAAGGTTATTCAGGTGGAAGTGAGCTGGCTGGGACAACAGAGGAAAACGCACAAAGTGGCGCTTTCCTCGATGATTTCACGCTTTAATGAATTTGAATCACATCCGCCTATGATTTCTGACCCAACAGATATTGTGCGTGGAACTGTAAATGTGACTCAATAA
- a CDS encoding PulJ/GspJ family protein has protein sequence MIHYSYIGQRGLTLLEVLLASVLSSVLILTLSRLIVSEVKVAERLSRKIQLHQQLRASLALMKRSLLTAGFDASSQEAVLLNDSQRLTDVQPEKNQVGYVYQMNKEHQSDFHHVVYQQADSISGVPVLRLCEKQTGKRLTFKQAAFSGESGPCFSVFDPEWVSVDSFQVSYQSLRPLPAKERSSGWISVHLALSLVQEPSIQESADFSFLQRHWRP, from the coding sequence ATGATTCATTATTCTTATATCGGCCAGCGGGGTTTGACCTTGCTTGAAGTACTACTGGCAAGTGTGCTCAGTAGTGTACTGATCCTGACACTCAGTCGTTTGATTGTCTCGGAAGTTAAAGTGGCAGAGCGGTTGAGCCGTAAAATACAGTTACATCAACAGCTACGGGCATCTTTAGCTTTGATGAAACGGAGTCTTTTGACCGCGGGATTTGATGCATCCTCTCAGGAGGCCGTTTTACTGAATGACAGCCAGAGACTCACTGATGTTCAGCCGGAAAAGAATCAGGTGGGTTATGTTTATCAGATGAATAAGGAACACCAAAGTGATTTTCATCATGTTGTTTACCAACAGGCCGACAGTATCTCGGGTGTGCCGGTATTACGACTGTGTGAGAAACAAACCGGAAAACGGCTAACATTTAAACAAGCTGCATTTTCCGGTGAGTCTGGTCCATGTTTCTCTGTCTTTGATCCTGAGTGGGTCAGTGTGGATTCATTTCAGGTCAGCTATCAGTCGCTTCGGCCGTTACCGGCAAAAGAGAGGAGTAGTGGCTGGATTTCAGTTCATCTCGCGCTATCTCTGGTGCAGGAGCCTTCGATTCAGGAGTCGGCAGATTTTTCTTTTTTGCAGCGGCACTGGCGACCATGA
- a CDS encoding GspH/FimT family pseudopilin, whose translation MKLIFWEKDMRTGFSLLELVTVIALLSLSLLMVAPQFSRQMEKEQLKTAVSEVQELIIQARALAITHHQQLWLHLVSQTSFLSDDPNDSQWQLRVSTDEESQKGQRLLVLSGAQYPKIALQSGLTQDRLFIDGHSGKLGNGSITLLARNTPDRRIKVITSYGAGRIRSCSSGMAIYGYPAC comes from the coding sequence ATGAAATTAATCTTTTGGGAAAAAGATATGCGTACAGGATTTTCTTTACTTGAACTGGTTACGGTTATCGCGTTACTCAGTCTTTCTCTTTTGATGGTTGCCCCACAGTTTTCCCGGCAGATGGAAAAGGAGCAGTTAAAAACGGCGGTCAGTGAAGTTCAGGAACTGATTATACAGGCACGGGCTCTGGCAATTACTCATCATCAACAGTTGTGGCTACATTTAGTTTCTCAGACATCTTTTCTGAGTGATGATCCGAATGATTCCCAGTGGCAACTACGTGTCAGTACCGACGAAGAGAGTCAAAAGGGGCAGCGTCTGCTTGTGCTGTCCGGAGCGCAGTATCCGAAAATTGCGTTGCAGTCAGGGCTGACTCAGGATCGGCTCTTCATTGACGGCCATTCAGGCAAGTTAGGCAATGGCAGTATTACGCTGTTGGCTCGGAATACACCAGATCGGCGGATTAAAGTTATCACATCTTACGGGGCTGGCCGGATACGCAGTTGTAGCTCAGGTATGGCCATTTACGGTTATCCGGCGTGTTAG
- the dnaJ gene encoding molecular chaperone DnaJ: MSKRDFYEILGVSRDSSERDIKKAYKRLAMKFHPDRNPGDDTAAEKFKEVKEAYEVLTDPQKKSAYDQYGHAAFEQGGGGFGGGFGGGGADFGDIFGDVFGDIFGGGRRGGGQARPQRGADLRYNMELTLEEAVRGCSKEIEVPTMVHCDTCNGSGAKKGTSPETCSTCHGHGQVQMRQGFFAVQQTCPTCHGKGKIVKDPCRDCHGQGRKQQRKTLNVKIPAGVDTGDRIRLSGEGEAGEMGAPAGDLYVQVHVKEHHIFEREGNNLFCEVPVSFSMAALGGEVEVPTLDGRVNLKVPEETQTGRMFRMRGKGVKNVRGGAAGDLIVRLVVETPVNLSSRQKELLREFEESCGGEAASKHKPKSEGFFSGVKKFFDDLTS; the protein is encoded by the coding sequence ATGTCAAAACGTGATTTTTACGAAATCTTAGGCGTAAGCCGTGATTCCTCTGAGCGTGATATCAAAAAGGCGTATAAACGCCTGGCGATGAAATTCCATCCCGACCGTAATCCGGGCGATGACACCGCAGCTGAAAAGTTTAAAGAAGTAAAAGAAGCGTATGAGGTGTTGACAGATCCTCAGAAAAAATCGGCTTATGACCAGTATGGTCATGCAGCATTTGAACAGGGCGGTGGCGGCTTCGGCGGCGGCTTTGGTGGCGGCGGTGCTGATTTTGGCGATATCTTCGGCGATGTGTTCGGCGATATCTTCGGTGGCGGTCGTCGTGGCGGTGGTCAGGCCCGGCCACAGCGCGGTGCAGATCTTCGCTACAATATGGAACTCACTTTAGAAGAAGCTGTCCGCGGTTGTTCGAAAGAAATTGAAGTACCAACCATGGTACATTGTGATACCTGTAACGGTAGCGGTGCGAAGAAAGGCACATCTCCGGAGACATGTAGCACCTGTCACGGACATGGTCAGGTTCAGATGCGACAAGGCTTTTTTGCTGTACAACAGACCTGTCCGACATGTCACGGCAAAGGTAAGATTGTGAAAGATCCGTGCCGGGATTGCCATGGTCAGGGCCGTAAGCAACAGCGTAAAACGCTGAATGTGAAAATTCCTGCCGGGGTTGATACCGGAGATCGGATCCGTCTTTCCGGAGAAGGTGAAGCCGGAGAAATGGGCGCTCCGGCCGGAGATCTGTACGTTCAGGTTCACGTTAAAGAGCACCATATCTTTGAACGTGAAGGGAATAATCTGTTCTGTGAAGTTCCGGTCAGTTTCTCAATGGCTGCATTGGGTGGTGAAGTAGAAGTTCCGACACTTGACGGGCGGGTTAATCTGAAAGTACCTGAAGAGACTCAGACCGGCAGAATGTTCCGGATGCGTGGTAAAGGTGTGAAGAATGTCCGTGGCGGAGCCGCCGGAGATCTGATTGTACGCTTGGTTGTTGAAACTCCGGTCAATCTGAGTTCGCGTCAGAAAGAACTGTTGCGTGAATTTGAAGAATCCTGTGGCGGTGAAGCGGCGAGTAAGCACAAACCTAAGTCCGAAGGCTTTTTCAGTGGTGTAAAGAAGTTCTTTGACGATCTGACCAGCTGA
- the dnaK gene encoding molecular chaperone DnaK, translating into MGKIIGIDLGTTNSCVAVLDGSKPRVIENAEGERTTPSVIAYTDGETLVGQPAKRQAVTNPENTLFAIKRLIGRRFEDEEVQRDIEIMPFKITKADNGDAWVQVRDEKLAAPQVSAEVLKKMKKTAEDFLGEAVTGAVITVPAYFNDAQRQATKDAGRIAGLEVKRIINEPTAAALAYGLDKEGGDRVIAVYDLGGGTFDISIIEIDDVEGEKTFEVLATNGDTHLGGEDFDNRMINYLVDQFNKEQGINLKNDPLAMQRLKEAAEKAKIELSSAQQTDVNLPYITADATGPKHMNIKVTRAKLESLVEDLVQRSLEPMKVALADADLSVNDITDVILVGGQTRMPMVQKKVAEFFGKEARKDVNPDEAVAVGAAVQGGVLAGDVKDVLLLDVTPLSLGIETMGGVMTKLIEKNTTIPTKANQVFSTAEDNQSAVTIHVLQGERKQATYNKSLGQFNLEGIQPAPRGMPQIEVTFDLDADGILHVSAKDKQTNKEQKITIQASGGLSDDEIEKMVQEAEANKEADKKFEELATARNQADQIVHATRKQVEEAGDALPAEDKEKIETAISELETASKGNDKEEIDAKTQALMTASQKLMEIAQQQAQAQQQAGGAEQASGQDDDVVDAEFEEVKDEKK; encoded by the coding sequence ATGGGTAAGATCATTGGTATTGACTTAGGTACTACAAACTCTTGTGTTGCTGTACTTGATGGTAGTAAACCTCGTGTTATTGAAAATGCTGAGGGTGAACGCACAACCCCTTCTGTGATTGCGTATACAGATGGAGAAACACTTGTTGGTCAGCCAGCAAAACGTCAGGCGGTCACTAACCCTGAAAACACGCTGTTTGCAATCAAGCGTTTGATCGGTCGTCGTTTCGAGGACGAAGAAGTACAACGTGATATCGAAATCATGCCTTTTAAAATTACTAAGGCTGATAATGGTGATGCATGGGTTCAGGTCAGAGATGAAAAACTGGCTGCACCACAGGTTTCTGCTGAAGTTTTGAAGAAAATGAAGAAAACCGCGGAAGATTTTCTGGGTGAAGCGGTTACTGGTGCGGTAATTACTGTTCCGGCATACTTCAACGATGCGCAGCGTCAGGCAACAAAAGATGCCGGCCGTATCGCAGGTCTGGAAGTAAAACGTATCATTAACGAACCGACTGCTGCTGCACTGGCTTATGGCCTGGACAAAGAAGGTGGTGATCGTGTTATTGCTGTGTACGACCTGGGTGGTGGTACATTTGATATCTCCATCATCGAAATCGATGATGTAGAAGGCGAAAAAACATTTGAAGTACTGGCAACCAATGGTGATACACACTTGGGTGGTGAAGACTTCGATAACCGCATGATCAATTATCTTGTTGACCAGTTCAATAAAGAGCAGGGTATCAACCTGAAAAATGATCCTCTGGCAATGCAGCGTCTGAAAGAAGCGGCTGAGAAAGCGAAGATCGAGTTGTCTTCAGCACAACAGACTGATGTGAATCTGCCTTATATCACAGCAGATGCAACCGGTCCTAAGCATATGAACATCAAGGTGACTCGTGCGAAACTTGAGTCTCTGGTTGAAGATCTGGTGCAACGCTCTCTTGAGCCAATGAAAGTTGCTCTGGCTGATGCTGATCTTTCTGTAAATGACATCACTGACGTTATTCTGGTTGGTGGTCAGACACGTATGCCAATGGTTCAGAAGAAAGTTGCTGAATTCTTTGGTAAAGAAGCCCGTAAAGACGTTAACCCGGATGAAGCTGTTGCTGTTGGTGCTGCTGTTCAGGGTGGTGTACTTGCCGGTGATGTAAAAGACGTTCTTCTGCTTGACGTAACACCTCTGTCTCTGGGTATTGAAACCATGGGCGGTGTGATGACGAAGCTGATTGAGAAAAACACCACGATTCCAACCAAAGCGAATCAGGTATTCTCAACTGCAGAAGATAACCAGAGTGCAGTAACGATTCACGTTCTGCAAGGTGAACGTAAACAGGCGACATACAACAAGTCGCTGGGTCAGTTCAATCTGGAAGGTATTCAGCCTGCTCCACGTGGTATGCCACAAATCGAAGTTACCTTCGATCTTGATGCGGACGGTATTCTGCATGTTTCTGCAAAAGATAAGCAGACCAACAAAGAGCAGAAAATTACCATTCAGGCATCTGGTGGTCTGAGCGATGATGAAATCGAGAAAATGGTTCAGGAAGCAGAAGCAAACAAAGAAGCGGACAAGAAGTTCGAAGAATTGGCAACTGCCCGTAACCAGGCTGATCAAATCGTTCACGCAACCCGTAAACAGGTAGAAGAAGCCGGTGATGCGCTTCCTGCGGAAGATAAAGAGAAAATCGAAACAGCTATCAGCGAGCTGGAAACAGCCAGCAAAGGCAACGACAAAGAAGAAATTGATGCGAAAACTCAGGCTCTGATGACTGCGTCTCAGAAACTGATGGAAATTGCTCAGCAGCAGGCTCAGGCACAACAGCAGGCTGGTGGTGCAGAACAAGCATCAGGTCAGGATGATGATGTCGTTGATGCTGAGTTCGAAGAAGTAAAAGATGAGAAGAAATAA
- a CDS encoding TAXI family TRAP transporter solute-binding subunit — protein MYKLVKKGLMILGLGIALPAIADNYTIGTGSQSGTYYPLGGTLAKIWSENIPGFNMRAEVTAASVENIIKVSTQKQLVGIAMGNVALKAYQGEKPFPRKMPAQVLFALYPNVVQFIVPADSDIHSISDLKGKKISLGAPGSGTRVSSVNILKTLGITEDDIKAQSLNYTATTSALANGQIDAGVIVGSLGVGAITELALTRHIRILSFTPQELEKISAANPSYQAFSAPADSYKNVPAFQVPAVWNVLVTNQKMDDKLAYEMTKVAFENIDKIRQAVGVTKFMTVDNMTRLEGVPLHPGALKYYREHHQ, from the coding sequence ATGTACAAGCTCGTCAAAAAAGGATTAATGATTCTCGGGCTGGGTATCGCATTACCGGCAATTGCAGACAACTACACCATCGGGACAGGTAGCCAGAGTGGGACTTATTACCCGCTTGGCGGTACGCTGGCTAAAATCTGGAGCGAGAATATTCCCGGTTTCAACATGCGTGCAGAAGTAACCGCCGCATCGGTGGAGAACATCATTAAAGTCTCGACCCAGAAACAACTGGTCGGTATTGCCATGGGCAATGTGGCGCTCAAAGCTTATCAGGGAGAAAAACCATTTCCGAGAAAAATGCCAGCTCAGGTGCTTTTCGCCCTTTACCCGAATGTCGTTCAGTTCATCGTACCGGCAGATTCGGATATTCATTCCATCAGTGATCTGAAAGGCAAAAAAATATCTCTCGGCGCACCCGGTTCCGGCACCCGTGTCAGTTCAGTCAACATTCTGAAAACACTCGGTATTACTGAAGATGATATCAAAGCACAGTCACTAAATTACACGGCAACGACCAGTGCACTGGCAAACGGACAAATTGATGCCGGTGTTATTGTCGGTAGCCTTGGTGTTGGTGCGATTACCGAGCTGGCACTGACCCGTCATATCCGGATTCTCTCTTTTACCCCGCAGGAACTGGAAAAAATCTCAGCTGCCAATCCTTCTTATCAGGCGTTCAGTGCACCGGCAGACAGTTATAAAAACGTTCCGGCGTTTCAGGTTCCGGCGGTCTGGAATGTTTTGGTAACCAATCAGAAGATGGATGACAAGCTGGCTTATGAAATGACCAAAGTCGCATTCGAGAATATCGACAAAATCCGTCAGGCTGTGGGCGTGACCAAATTTATGACCGTGGATAACATGACCAGACTGGAAGGTGTTCCACTTCATCCCGGAGCATTGAAATACTACCGCGAGCATCACCAATAA
- a CDS encoding TRAP transporter permease, with amino-acid sequence MTQEPSSHMKFANSLTVATGLIAVLLTVFQIWQGITAELSATVFRPAHLSWVLILVFLAFPLTRAETASAAKYITLRCLDIMLIILTCWAASRIITFDYDDIGFLLDGLQPQDQYAGLLLLLLLLEATRRAVGMVMVFIAVIFLVYALFGNVLPDAIASKGFSLEEMVRFHIYSTNGVFGAPLAIAAGVVFIFVLFGAFLQVSGAGQFFIDCAFAIAGKSRGGPAKASVLASAALGSISGSAIANTVTTGSLTIPMMKKLGYKAEQAAGIEAAASTGGQIMPPVMGAGAFVMAQFTGIPYSEIILVSIAPAILYFACTLLYVHLMACKLNLQGMSETEKISGILKQGWHFLLPLVMITVLLIMSYSPILVGIAGCAAILIAAVTRKRSQISLRLVFEGMKEGAILALPISIACATAGIVVGVVGQTGIGLQFTQFLTSLSGGHLWSALLFIAIAAVILGMGLPVTAAYIVLSVMAVPALMDLGIPMLTAHMIVFWLSQTSNVTPPIALAAFAGAGIANASPMRSAVQAFKLAQGFFLIPAMMAFSGLIWTQTETPLEFIESTIACIALIVAFAGGIEGYLFRPMSGIYRLIFLLLAAITLLFPHPYRLAGILCIALLILFEWKRNRQKNTRLQAS; translated from the coding sequence ATGACTCAGGAACCATCCAGCCACATGAAGTTTGCTAATAGTCTTACGGTGGCGACCGGCCTGATCGCAGTTTTGCTGACGGTGTTCCAGATATGGCAAGGTATTACAGCCGAACTGTCAGCGACCGTATTCAGACCGGCTCACCTCAGTTGGGTCTTGATTCTTGTCTTCCTGGCCTTTCCTCTGACCCGCGCAGAAACCGCATCTGCGGCTAAATATATTACACTACGCTGCCTTGATATCATGCTGATCATCCTGACCTGCTGGGCTGCCAGCCGGATTATCACATTCGACTATGATGATATCGGTTTTTTGCTCGACGGCTTACAGCCGCAGGATCAATACGCCGGACTGTTACTGTTACTCTTACTGCTGGAAGCGACCCGACGGGCTGTCGGTATGGTTATGGTGTTTATCGCCGTGATTTTTCTGGTCTACGCTCTGTTTGGCAATGTCCTCCCCGATGCCATTGCCAGTAAAGGTTTTTCTCTGGAAGAAATGGTCCGTTTTCATATTTACTCAACCAATGGCGTATTCGGGGCACCACTGGCAATAGCTGCCGGAGTTGTATTTATCTTTGTGCTGTTCGGCGCTTTTCTGCAAGTCAGCGGAGCCGGACAATTCTTTATCGACTGCGCCTTTGCGATTGCCGGGAAATCCCGAGGCGGTCCGGCCAAAGCCAGTGTTCTGGCTTCGGCGGCACTGGGGTCGATCTCCGGTTCAGCCATCGCGAATACGGTCACAACCGGCTCTCTGACCATACCGATGATGAAAAAGCTCGGCTATAAAGCAGAACAGGCCGCCGGAATTGAGGCCGCCGCATCAACCGGCGGGCAAATCATGCCTCCGGTTATGGGTGCCGGAGCGTTCGTGATGGCACAATTTACCGGCATTCCTTACAGTGAAATCATTCTGGTTTCAATTGCACCAGCCATCCTCTATTTCGCCTGTACGTTACTATATGTCCATCTGATGGCCTGTAAACTCAACCTACAGGGAATGAGCGAAACGGAAAAGATCAGTGGAATACTAAAACAAGGGTGGCACTTTCTACTGCCACTGGTGATGATTACCGTCCTGCTGATTATGAGTTATTCCCCAATCTTAGTCGGCATCGCCGGATGTGCCGCTATTCTCATTGCGGCGGTAACACGTAAACGCTCTCAAATCAGTCTCAGATTGGTCTTTGAAGGAATGAAAGAAGGTGCCATTCTGGCACTGCCAATATCGATCGCCTGTGCTACTGCCGGAATCGTGGTCGGCGTGGTCGGACAAACCGGCATCGGTCTGCAATTTACCCAGTTTCTGACATCACTATCCGGCGGTCATCTCTGGTCAGCCCTGCTCTTTATTGCAATCGCGGCAGTCATTCTGGGAATGGGCCTTCCTGTAACCGCCGCTTATATCGTCCTGTCCGTCATGGCTGTTCCGGCTTTAATGGATCTGGGCATTCCCATGCTGACCGCACATATGATCGTATTCTGGCTTTCTCAGACATCGAATGTGACGCCGCCAATTGCACTGGCAGCATTTGCCGGAGCCGGTATCGCCAACGCCTCACCGATGCGTTCGGCGGTGCAGGCTTTCAAACTGGCACAGGGATTCTTCCTTATTCCGGCCATGATGGCATTTTCCGGTCTCATCTGGACCCAGACAGAAACCCCACTGGAGTTTATCGAATCGACCATCGCCTGCATCGCATTGATCGTCGCATTCGCCGGAGGAATTGAAGGCTATCTGTTCCGCCCTATGTCAGGGATATATCGACTGATCTTTTTATTGCTGGCAGCGATCACGCTGCTGTTTCCTCACCCTTACCGATTGGCAGGCATTCTGTGTATTGCACTGCTTATTCTTTTCGAGTGGAAAAGAAACCGCCAGAAGAATACCCGGTTACAGGCTTCGTAG
- the grpE gene encoding nucleotide exchange factor GrpE, producing MSNEENKVKEEDLQQDSVAQEQTEAEVVVGSDADIEWNENDAPELDEQDAKIAQLEAALLSSENKVKEQQDSVLRAQAEVENIRRRSEQEVDKARKFALGRFAEELLPVIDNLERAIQAADTENEVIKPLLEGVELTHKTFIGTIEKFGLKEINPEGETFNPELHQAMSIQESPDHESNTVMFVMQKGYELNGRVIRPAMVMVAK from the coding sequence ATGAGCAACGAAGAGAATAAAGTCAAAGAAGAAGATCTGCAGCAGGATTCGGTAGCGCAAGAACAGACTGAGGCTGAAGTCGTCGTCGGTAGTGACGCTGATATCGAGTGGAATGAGAACGATGCCCCAGAGCTTGATGAGCAGGATGCGAAAATTGCTCAGTTGGAAGCCGCACTGCTTTCCAGCGAAAATAAAGTTAAAGAGCAACAGGACTCTGTATTGCGAGCTCAGGCAGAGGTAGAGAATATCCGCCGCCGTAGTGAGCAGGAAGTCGATAAAGCGCGTAAATTTGCGTTGGGTCGTTTTGCTGAAGAGTTGTTACCGGTGATTGATAATCTTGAGCGTGCGATTCAGGCAGCAGATACTGAGAATGAAGTGATTAAACCACTTCTGGAAGGGGTCGAACTGACGCACAAAACGTTTATCGGGACAATTGAGAAGTTTGGTCTTAAAGAGATCAATCCTGAAGGAGAGACGTTTAATCCGGAACTCCATCAGGCTATGTCCATTCAGGAAAGTCCCGATCATGAATCGAACACGGTTATGTTTGTCATGCAAAAAGGCTATGAACTGAATGGCCGAGTGATTCGTCCGGCGATGGTTATGGTTGCTAAGTAA